CACTGGCTCGGGAACATCGTATTCCTGGCTGTGGTCTATAGCGTGATGGCTGTGGCAGTCGCCGGGATACTGTACGCCTTCGTCAAACCATCTGGGTGGTGAAACAGATGGAAACGCAATCGCCACTCTCCGAGGCAGTCGAGAACCTCCGGGGGGCGGCGAGAGAACTCGTCGATGGGGTCTCCTTTCGAGAGCTGCTGGGGCTGTTCGTCGTCATCCCAGGTATCCTCTTGGCAGTAGAAGGGGCTATCCAGAGTGATTACTGGCTGTTGGCGGGAGTTACTCGGTCGGATTTCTACTCCACGCTCATCGGCCAGCAACTGTTTTCAGTCGACACTATCGTCGAGGCGTACCTCTCCAGTGTCGCTCACCAAAACTGGGCGTCCCATCTGAAGGGGAACCTGATAGCGTATATTCTGTGCGTATCAGCACTCTATCCGATGGCAGTGTTGAGTCGAGAGAAGCGTCGAGTCGGTCAGGTGTTCGCCCTCGTGTTGGTGACTGCTCCGTTGTTCGTGAGCGTGATGAGCATCCTCTATCCGATGGGACGACAGTCCATCGGGTTCTCCGGGGTCTTGTCCGCCTTTTACGGAATGCTCCCCGTGGTGACCGTCGCCGCGATAGACGTCCGCGTCGATACGGACTTCGACGCGTTCTGGTCTCTCATCGTGATGTTCACCGTTTACACGCTGCTGTTGGTAATCGTGGGTAGCTTCGTGTACGCGGCTGGCGTCTTCGCGATTGTGGCCGGGCTTCTCGTCTGGTTCCTGGTTCGGGTTAAACTTGATGGCGCGATGGAGGTGCTACGGGTAGCGACCAGCCCCGAGTACCCGATGTTCATCTGGGCGGTTACTATCGCGATTACGGGGGTGGGTGCGATGTTCTATCAGCTCGCCCCTGGAACGAACGTGGTCGCCCATCTCGCGGGGTATATGTTCGGGTTCCTCGGAGCGTTCTTGTTACTCGGCGATGGAGGCATCAGCGATGCGCTGCCGTTTGAGTCGGTATGATGTTGCTCACTATCTGGAGCAGTGATGGTCTACAACATCACAACGACCGTGAACGTTATTATCGCTCACTCCACTCCACATGATAATGCGGCAACCGGACCAAGCGTGGATTCGCAACCAGCTCCGCCAACTCACTGACCACTCCGACACACTGTGTGAAATCGGCGATGAAGAGGTGGTTGATGCCACGTTCGGTCCCTGGACGGCGCTCAAGCTCGTCTCACTCACTGCGACTGTGGACGTCTATACGTCTATCATGGCGAACAACGGGTTCAACTACTACTACGTGGACGCCATGTCGGGTGGAGGCATCGTCAATCTCGACGGCTGCGACGGCGCGTTGGTGGGTTCACCTATCATTGCGGGCACTGTCCCTCGTGAACCGTTCGAGAAGCTGTACTTCGTCGAGGCGTCACGCGACCGGGCCGAAGCGCTCCGTGCCCGACTTGACTACGCAGTTGACGAGATTGATGCATTCAACCATACTCGCGACGACTGCGTGGTGATACACGGTGACGCGAACGAGGTCCTTCCAAAACTCCCACAGATGATAAAGGAAGACAACGGGGGGACGCTCACGGGGCGAAACGGGATGGGCGGCGCACATCACCTCGCATTCATCGATAACGAAAAATACGAGGTCAAGTTCGAGGCGATTCGGAAGCTCTCCACCATGCTAAACGACCTCCTCATCAATTACCAAGAGACATCTCTCAACCGGCAGTATGGCCGAATTCTCCGGGGCGACTGTGAATGGGACGACTTCCTCGCGTTCTTCGACAAACGCGGTGGGGTGAAACGGTTAGAAGCCCCCGAGGACCGCTTCGACTTCTACACGAGGTTGCTCGAAAACATCGACCGCTCAGAGTACCGCTCTCTCCAAGTAAGGGGCTCGAACGCCTACTCCTACGCCTATCGAATGGTGTACGCGACTCGGCTAACTGGCGGTGGCAGTGAGTACGCTCAGTTCATGGACGGTCAAAAGCGGAAAATCGAAGGCATCACTGGCGACGAAATCGGGACCGTTCTCGATACGATGCGTGGTGCGGGAACGACACTCGACCTCTGGTCTGCGGAAGAGAAAGCCGAGGACGGACAGAGCAAACTCGCTGACTACTGAGACGGCAGCTCGGGCATCGGCGTGTCTGGCGTCTCTCTTCCACCGAACGATTCTGGCGACTGGCGCTCACGCCACTCCGAGAGCCATTCGGACACACGACCGTCCGTGAGCTTCACGAGCTCTTTGTCCGGCCAGAGATGGATTGGAAGTCCCATCTCGTCGCCTATCTCTTGGACCGCCGAGAGGTGGGCGACCGCGTAGTCGACCCACTGCTCGACGTCGGTGAGCGTCTCCAGATGGTTCGCCAGCTCCGGTTCCCCGGCGTCACGAGCCGCCTGGATGCACATCTGGAAGTTGCCCGCGCGTGGGTTGATGGGTTCGTGGAACACGACCGAAGGGTCGCACTCGGCTACTCGACCGAGGAGCTCACGAAGGTCGCCTCGGTCCATCGTCGGATACGTCGGACTCATGGAAACGAACGTATTTACGCCGAGTTCGTTGAACTCGTCCAGCCCACGGAGTCGGTGCTCTGGTGAGGGCGCGCTCAGCTCGATAGCAGCGACCTCGTCGGCGTTGAGGGAGGGAATCGAAGACCCGATGGTGACGTACTCCCCAGCCGCTTCGAATGTAGGGTGGTCTTGGAGCGCGAGGATAGGGTTTCGAGTCAGCACTCGTGCGTACCTTTCGTGCTTCGCCAGTGCCTCAACGACTCCACGTGTGATGTCGCCCGCGCGCCCGTCCATGTAGCAGTCTGTGGAGAACGAGATGCCTACGACACCCGCTCCCTTCTCGGTCTCCTTCCACGTGTGCTTCCGACCGAGGTGAGCGTCGAGGCGCTCGTCGAGGCCGTCACGGTAGAGCACATACGAGCCCCACTCCTTCTGGGGGTTCTTCACTCCGGCCTCTTCTTCGAGCATGTCGGGTCGCGCGCGGATGTTGGGCGTGGAAGGGACGTAGCAGAACTTGCACCCGTGTCGGCAACCGGTGGCGACGTTCACGACGTAGTCGCAGAGGTGTTTACTACTGAGACTGGATTCGCTGAGTATGGCTTTGGTCGGGTCTTCCTCTGTCCGCACCCGACTATCGCGCTGGGTTTCTTGTGACATATGGAGTCCCCGATACCATTCGGTTAAGTGGCACTTCGTATTGCTTATATAAGTGCTCTTTCCTCGGAGTGTAGGTAAAGCGGTAGAGTCGGGCGGTTCGAGAGCCAGTAGAGGTTCCTCTTGACATCGGTCACGAGGAAACACTCCTGAGTGGTGTGCGGTGGGGTCTCATCAGCGACCCCTGAGGCAGAGTTGAACCTTGGAGTAATCATTCACACCAATTTGACGAACAGCGACACTCACTCGGTGGCTTGGTCAGTCTCGGTTTGGTCAGAGCCATTGAGCCATTCTTCCAGTCCATCCAACTCGCCAACCCATCGCTCTGTACCGCCTGCAACCCTTACTACTTCTTCTACATCCCACACACGCTCGCTAAGCTCGGAAACGTCACCACAAGAGTTGATGAGCGACTCGGCGGTGAACACCTGCTGAGACGGGAGAGATTGTAGCTCTGTCCGACGCTCTACCGGTCCAGTGTATATGAATGACTGTATCGGGGGGTGCGGGACGAGCTGAGGGTCGTTGATTCGAAGATAGATGTCATCTCCGAACTTATCAAGTCGACACCAGTACAACTCCTGTTCATCCGGTTCGTAGTACTCGTAGCGATATGCGTCGTCATCGTTGTCACAGAGGTAGGCTTGTCCTTGTGTGAACAGGCAGAAGTCACCGTAGGAGATACGACCCAGTAGATTTCGATAATACTCGTGTGGACACGCGCTTGATACTCGGGGGTCACCCCGTTGCAGACCCCGATAAGCCCTATCTACCACGAAACGTTTCGCGTTGACGTAGATACGCTGAAACTTTGTCTTCTGCTCTGTCTCTGTCTCTTTATAGAGGTCCTCTGCCTCTCGACAGACTGTCGTGCGCATTCGAAGACTTGGGCTGAGCGTCCTGTCAGAAGTCGCGTAATCACTCCATGCCTCAATCATGGCCGCCATCTGTTGTACCATCTCGACCGTGGCGTATTGGTGGCGTCTGTAGTGTTTTAATTCTTCAACAAAGTCTGCAACTTCGTCCTCCGAACGTCCATCCGAGTGTTTAACCTCCCACAAAATCCCTGCTGCCGTCCGTTGGACGTTCTCGTACCAGTCAAACTTGTTGCGTCGCTTTTTCAATCTGTAGCTCGCCATATCCCCGATGATGCGGCTCGCTACCCCACCGACGATGCCGCCGAGGACTCCTAGCACTGCCGGTTCAGTCAAGAGTTCGATTACATTCACCATCCGTTCAGGATTTGTCTTTCGTCGTCTCAGAGACTTCCGGCGCAGAACACGCGAAGCGGGGCATTATGGGACTACGTTCTCAAATATATGGAGTTAACCTTTCGATGTCACCCATCGAACCTATAGCGGACGAAACCGCTGTTCGACTCATATGCCAGGTCACCAACGACGAACTCACGATGTTTTATCTACCCTCCATCAACTCGGTGGCCAAGAACCTTCTTGTCGACTCAGGCAACCTCCTCACTCGTGACTAAGCACAAGTCTCCTGGATGGAGGCCCAGAGTACATCTTTCACAGCTCGACCCGGCTCATCTCCTTAATGATGTGGCTCTCACTCGGCTTGTGAAGGTATGGTTCGATGGCGCTATACGACGACCACCCACCCAAGTCCAACGTCGGTACCCGGCTGGATCGAGCAGGCCTACGAACGGCTCACTGCCGCCATCGATGGCCGACACGAGGGGTTCTCCCGCGCACAGGCACAGGAGTGGCTGCTGGCCGATGAGACCTTCGTCGACGAGCCGGCCGACGCCCGGTACGCCGTCGATCACCTCCTCAAGCAAGGATGGCTGTACGAGGCCAACGGAGAGCTGCACATTACCGATCCCGACTACTAATGTGGGAATCGGCTCCACCACGAGTGGGCAGTGTCCCCATCGGCCAGGCCAGGGCGTGACCGCAGGAGGCCGTCGAGACTGCCCTCTCGACCCTCACCTCTACCAACCGCAGTACGAGCTCTCTTGGAGCGGTTGCACAGTCAACAGGAGGCCATTCGGACCGCTGCTAGCGGTCGTGGGGCTGGCTAGGCTTGCTCGCTCCTTACTGACGAGGGATATCAGCGGCTGCCAGCAGCTCGTCGAGAAACGTCGAGAGGAGGTCGGCAGGATCGCGGTCGGGTGCATCTGCTGGTTCCTTCCAGAGTTCGACGTCGAATCGCTGGGTGGCCGTCGCCTCCCCCTCAGTGACGATCAGCATGAGAATGGCCGTCTGGTAGATTACCACCGTCCGCTGCTCGTCGACCTCGAGGTGTTCGATGCCAGCCCTCGACAGCGCACCCTCGAGATCGATGGGGGTAGCCACCTCACAGTGCTGGACTGGTTCGTCGCCGGTCATGGCACTCGCTACGACACGGCCGTATAAGTACACCCGGACAGGACACTCGACCCGGGCAACCGTTATTATTCAGGGTATCTAACGAATACCGTACGCACCGGTGGGATCACGGCTCAGCGTGGTCCCGATACCTTGATCAGCGTACCCATGCGAGCAAACAAGCACTCAGCCAGTGAGGAGAGACAGCCCGACTTCGAGACGGTCTGCGAGCAGACCATCCACGACGCCAGAAACCTCCTGGTGAGTCGACCAGCGACCGACTTCGAGTCAGTCGCGGCAGCGCGCTCGGCGTTTCTCGAGCACGTCCGGGGAATGTATACGGTTCATACCGCCGGGCTCGAGATCGACGGCGAACCACAAAACGTCCAGCAGCACCTCGAGGAGCGGGCAACGACGTTCTTCGACCACCAATTGGTCGACATGTATGAGTGATCGTAGTCAGTGCCGGCATCACCACAGCCATAGGGCGTTTCGAGATCCCGTCACGAACGAGTGAGCAACCATGGCTACCGACGGCGCACGGAGTTGACCACGCGACCATCGTCCCCAGACTGCAGAGTGACCGACTCCTACGATCGTTTTCGCCAGTTTTTCGCTTGCAACGTGGGGTACCTCCGTCACCGACACGGTCCCCCCGTCATGTCCGCATACCCCTCAGAGATCGATCGGCAGCGCCACAGACGGCTGATTAGGACGATTATATCTGATAGATGACAGGATAGCCGTGAGAACGGGCCCCGCTGGGCCGCAGCGTGAGAGCAACAGGTGGCCAAAGCTTCAAGACGTGTTGCCCAGGAGAATATACTACCCAATCATCTAACCAGCCGATCTACCCACTCACCACGATCGCCTATGGACCCTACCTCATCACGACAGACACCACTTGGCTCGCTCGCCAGCGACGCACTCGCGCAGCTCGAAGCGCCCATGCAAGAGACGGACGGGATGCGTCAAGCGATTGCACGCAACGTACTGCAGAACCAGGGGTTTACCGAGGCGGAAGCGGATGTCGCGCTCACGCAATTGCTCAGTCGGGGCTATCTCTACGAAGTCAACGACCGCCTCTATCTTACCCCTGGCTAACCCTGACGTCCTCGATGAACCGCAGCTTTCGACAGGAACTCTGCGATGATCACCGTCACGTCACCGTCGGTCGCTTAAGTAGGGGCATGCCACTGTGAGGGCCGTACCACGCGACCGTTGCCTCTCCCCCTGCCGGAAACTCAGGGTTATTCGTTAGTATTTCTGTCTCGTAAGGAAGATAGCGAGTAGCAACGATCGTCGGAGGATTAGTTCCTATGAAACTAGAAACTACGGATTCAAGAGCCGTATATGAGAGAACCACTAAACGGACGCTCGCTCAATCGTAAAGAGTTCTAACACAACTCTATGGGGTGTTTGGCACGTATGACACACGTGGTATCCGCAGCACACGAATAGAGTCGGTACGCCGAGGAAGCGATACTGTTTTGAATTCTGCACACGATCATATGATCATGCGCAGAACGTTTATCAACCGTGATCGGGAGTTCGAATTTCTCGATACACGATTCACCACTGGTGAACGGCAGTTGCTCGTCTTCTATGGACGCCGTCGCGTCGGGAAGACTGCACTCGTCACCGAGTTTCTCGAACGATGCTCGCGCGATCACGTCTACTTCCTCGCTGACCAGCGGGGTACGGACGCAAATGTGACCCGCTTCGCCCAGCAGTGTGCAGCCGCATTTGACGATATTCCGCCAGCAGTCGAGGGCTTTGACGATGCCTTCGAATACATCGTTCGGCGGATCGACGATGCGTTTGTCGTCGTGATCGATGAATTCTCCTATCTTGTCGAGGAAGACGAGTCGATCCCATCCGTGTTCCAACGGATTCACGACGACATCCTCGCGGAGACACAGGTGTCCGTGATACTGCTCGGCTCATCGATTTCGATGATGGAGGAGGGAGCACTCAGCCACGAGAGCCCACTCTACGGACGTCGAACGGGACAGTGGAAGCTGACACCACTGCGCTTCGTGGACGCATGTCGCTTTTTCCCGGCGTATTCAATCACCGATCTGATTCGCGTATACGCTGTCCTCGGTGGTGTGCCGGCCTACCTCGAGCAGTTCGATCCGGAGGCATCGGTGCCCGACAATATCCGTGAGCGCGTTCTCTCGAAAGGAACGTTTCTGTACGAAGAGCCAGAGTTCTTCCTCCGTCAGGAACTGCGTGAGCCAGCAACCTACATGGCGATTCTGGAGGCGATGGCGGCTGGCAACACGAGAGTCACCGAGATTGCGAACGCAATCGGTCGCGACGCCAGCGGCATGTCGCGATACCTGCAAAACCTGCAACGGTTAGAAGTCGTCGATAAACTCGTTCCCGTGACCGAGCCGAATCGAAAGCAAGGGATCTACACGATCTGCGATCACTTCTTCGAGTTCTGGTTTCGCTTCGCGTCGCCAAACCTCTCCGATCTCGAACAAGGGAACGTCGACCCGGTCGCTAAATCCGTGATGAGTGGCCTCAATGAACATACGAGTTGGGTCTTCGAGGATATCTGCCGGCAGGCAGTCCAGCATCCCAACTTCCCCATTTCCGTGTCCCGGACTGGGACATGGTGGTACGACGAAGAGGAGATCGATGTCGCCGCTGTCAGTGAGGACGATGAACGACTCGTCCTCGGTGAATGTAAATGGACGAGTTCGCCAGTCGACGACGGCCTTCTCACGGCTCTCGAAGGAAAAGCGTCGAGTGTTCGGTGGCGTGGAGTGAATCGAACTGAGTACCTCGTCTTGTTTTCGAAGAGCGGCTTCACTGAGTCGCTCCGAGAGACCGCGAACGAGCGGGACGATCTCTTGCTCTACGGTCTTCCAGAGCTGGTTACACTGTTCGATATCGAGACCACATCCGAGTCGGCACGGTCTACTTAAGCCAACGCTCTGGTGTAGACCATTGTTGGTACAGAGCCGTCCGGCGATGTTGCTGTGGATGGACTCGGTGAGAGGGCTCTCCAGAACAGGAGTGCGCCGGTCCAGCGGGAGGACCTACTGACCCGACTCAAAGTATGGGATCGTCAGCAACAATCTACTTCACAAGAGCGGTTCGAAAATAGGTGTTCCTTCGGGAGCCCCCTATGATAGTCTCGAAGAGCTAGAAGACAGATTTAATTCCAGCTCTGATGCGTTTCACGCTTGGTAGGACTTCTTGCTCCAGCGCGGGACTCACCGGAATCGGGACGTCCTTCACGCCGATAGTCTTCGGCGGCCCGTCAAGGCTGAAGAAATTATTCTCGACGATCTCGTTGGCGATGTACCCCTGCGTTCCGTAACGTTCGACGGTCTCGTCGACAACGACAAGGTGGCCCGTCTTCTCGACACTCTCGGCGATGGTGTCAGTATCGAGCGGGGCGAAGGTCCGGGGGTTGATGAGTTCGACATCCAGATCGAGGTCGGCTGCCGCCTCCTTCGCTCGGTGGAACATTACTTGCGTCGCCACGACCGTCACGTCTTCGCCTTCTTGTTCGACCACCGATTCCCCGAGAGGGAGGGTGTACTCCTCCTCTGGCACTTCCCCCTTCATCTCGCTCAGCATCTTATGCGGAAGGAAGAACACCGGGTTGTCGTCGCGTATCGAACTCTTGAGTAACCCCTTCGCGTCGTACGGCGTCGTGGCAGTGACGACGACCCAGCCGGGGACGTTCCCGATCCACGAGTGGACGGACTGGGAGTGCTGGGCACCGGCGCCGATACCCGCCCCCG
The Halomarina pelagica DNA segment above includes these coding regions:
- the tcmP gene encoding three-Cys-motif partner protein TcmP yields the protein MRQPDQAWIRNQLRQLTDHSDTLCEIGDEEVVDATFGPWTALKLVSLTATVDVYTSIMANNGFNYYYVDAMSGGGIVNLDGCDGALVGSPIIAGTVPREPFEKLYFVEASRDRAEALRARLDYAVDEIDAFNHTRDDCVVIHGDANEVLPKLPQMIKEDNGGTLTGRNGMGGAHHLAFIDNEKYEVKFEAIRKLSTMLNDLLINYQETSLNRQYGRILRGDCEWDDFLAFFDKRGGVKRLEAPEDRFDFYTRLLENIDRSEYRSLQVRGSNAYSYAYRMVYATRLTGGGSEYAQFMDGQKRKIEGITGDEIGTVLDTMRGAGTTLDLWSAEEKAEDGQSKLADY
- a CDS encoding radical SAM protein gives rise to the protein MLEEEAGVKNPQKEWGSYVLYRDGLDERLDAHLGRKHTWKETEKGAGVVGISFSTDCYMDGRAGDITRGVVEALAKHERYARVLTRNPILALQDHPTFEAAGEYVTIGSSIPSLNADEVAAIELSAPSPEHRLRGLDEFNELGVNTFVSMSPTYPTMDRGDLRELLGRVAECDPSVVFHEPINPRAGNFQMCIQAARDAGEPELANHLETLTDVEQWVDYAVAHLSAVQEIGDEMGLPIHLWPDKELVKLTDGRVSEWLSEWRERQSPESFGGRETPDTPMPELPSQ
- a CDS encoding ATP-binding protein produces the protein MRRTFINRDREFEFLDTRFTTGERQLLVFYGRRRVGKTALVTEFLERCSRDHVYFLADQRGTDANVTRFAQQCAAAFDDIPPAVEGFDDAFEYIVRRIDDAFVVVIDEFSYLVEEDESIPSVFQRIHDDILAETQVSVILLGSSISMMEEGALSHESPLYGRRTGQWKLTPLRFVDACRFFPAYSITDLIRVYAVLGGVPAYLEQFDPEASVPDNIRERVLSKGTFLYEEPEFFLRQELREPATYMAILEAMAAGNTRVTEIANAIGRDASGMSRYLQNLQRLEVVDKLVPVTEPNRKQGIYTICDHFFEFWFRFASPNLSDLEQGNVDPVAKSVMSGLNEHTSWVFEDICRQAVQHPNFPISVSRTGTWWYDEEEIDVAAVSEDDERLVLGECKWTSSPVDDGLLTALEGKASSVRWRGVNRTEYLVLFSKSGFTESLRETANERDDLLLYGLPELVTLFDIETTSESARST
- a CDS encoding alpha-ketoacid dehydrogenase subunit beta is translated as MTREITYIEAIAEALGEELERDDDVVLFGEDVEEFGGNFGETAGLHEKYGGDRVRNTPLSEIGIAGMALGAAVGGIRPVAELQFADFAATAGDEVFNQIPKQPYVSGGRLSAPLTIFAPSGAGIGAGAQHSQSVHSWIGNVPGWVVVTATTPYDAKGLLKSSIRDDNPVFFLPHKMLSEMKGEVPEEEYTLPLGESVVEQEGEDVTVVATQVMFHRAKEAAADLDLDVELINPRTFAPLDTDTIAESVEKTGHLVVVDETVERYGTQGYIANEIVENNFFSLDGPPKTIGVKDVPIPVSPALEQEVLPSVKRIRAGIKSVF